In Populus alba chromosome 1, ASM523922v2, whole genome shotgun sequence, a single window of DNA contains:
- the LOC118036032 gene encoding uncharacterized protein isoform X2, translating to MSSDSAKENASVVDSSVTEWKHDMGNSDDPESPSYKGNEDGYPNMAEKAGHDRVGNSSINKKGKLCNTRYFIIKSLNHHNIQLSIENGIWATQVRNEPILEEAFHNSGRVILIYSVNMSGFFQGYAQMISSVGWRHDNLWSEGSGKSNPWGRSFKVKWLRLNDLPFQKTLHLKNPLNDYKPVKISRDCQELPEDIGEALCELIDGERDTDGMVKRDDLPMKRPCIDPSSYTGDGEYTVPPLQMPWGRTPTPYPSFLYQQHDEASRFHLAHQGPTAAGFTDNALSSGASKVARMKQSRNSTNLRIHCEMPSRTDIWGLSAESPLTSTLTDDDFLEMTYEEYLEAHSRSIKQLNPPAAGPSQTTQEPSRSRKHDDNLNSSFVTDLGRPRKRSHSRNSSEK from the exons ATGTCTTCTGATAGTGCAAAGGAAAATGCATCCGTAGTTGATTCTTCGGTGACTGAATGGAAGCATGACATGGGAAACTCTGACGATCCAG AAAGCCCAAGCTACAAAGGTAATGAGGATGGCTATCCTAATATGGCTGAAAAAGCAGGTCATGATCGGGTGGGAAATTCATCTATAAACAAAAAGGGAAAATTGTGTAATACAAGATATTTCATCATTAAGAGTTTGAATCATCATAATATCCAACTATCAATTGAGAATGGGATATGGGCTACTCAAGTCAGGAATGAACCAATTTTGGAAGAAGCCTTTCAT AATTCTGGTAGAGTCATTCTAATATATAGTGTCAACATGAGTGGTTTCTTCCAAGGGTATGCCCAAATGATATCTTCTGTTGGGTGGAGGCACGACAATTTATGGAGCGAAGGAAGTGGTAAAAGTAATCCTTGGGGTCGCAGTTTTAAGGTTAAGTGGCTGCGATTAAATGACTTGCCTTTCCAAAAGACGCTTCATCTCAAGAATCCACTGAATGACTACAAACCTGTTAAAATTAGCAGAGACTGCCAG GAACTACCTGAAGATATAGGAGAAGCCCTTTGTGAGCTAATTGATGGGGAGAGAGACACTGATGGCATGGTGAAAAG GGATGATCTTCCTATGAAAAGGCCTTGCATTGATCCTTCATCTTACACAGGAGATGGAGAGTATACTGTCCCTCCACTGCAGATGCCTTGGGGCAGGACACCCACACCTTATCCTTCCTTCCTCTACCAGCAACATGATGAAGCAAGTAGATTTCATTTAGCGCATCAGGGACCTACTGCTGCTGGTTTCACTGACAATGCTCTTAGCTCTGGTGCTTCAAAAGTTGCAAGGATGAAACAGTCTCGAAACTCCACTAATTTGCGAATACACTGTGAAATGCCTTCACGAACTGATATTTGGGGTTTGTCAGCAGAAAGCCCTCTTACTAGTACTCTGACTGATGATGATTTTCTTGAAATG ACATATGAAGAGTACCTGGAAGCCCATAGCAGGAGCATCAAGCAATTAAATCCCCCT GCAGCTGGACCATCTCAGACAACACAAGAGCCATCAAGAAGTAGGAAACATGATGACAATTT AAACTCAAGTTTTGTAACCGACCTTGGCCGCCCTCGTAAAAGGTCACACTCGCGTAATTCATCTGAGAAATGA
- the LOC118036032 gene encoding uncharacterized protein isoform X1: MSSDSAKENASVVDSSVTEWKHDMGNSDDPESPSYKGNEDGYPNMAEKAGHDRVGNSSINKKGKLCNTRYFIIKSLNHHNIQLSIENGIWATQVRNEPILEEAFHNSGRVILIYSVNMSGFFQGYAQMISSVGWRHDNLWSEGSGKSNPWGRSFKVKWLRLNDLPFQKTLHLKNPLNDYKPVKISRDCQELPEDIGEALCELIDGERDTDGMVKSFPRDDLPMKRPCIDPSSYTGDGEYTVPPLQMPWGRTPTPYPSFLYQQHDEASRFHLAHQGPTAAGFTDNALSSGASKVARMKQSRNSTNLRIHCEMPSRTDIWGLSAESPLTSTLTDDDFLEMTYEEYLEAHSRSIKQLNPPAAGPSQTTQEPSRSRKHDDNLNSSFVTDLGRPRKRSHSRNSSEK; the protein is encoded by the exons ATGTCTTCTGATAGTGCAAAGGAAAATGCATCCGTAGTTGATTCTTCGGTGACTGAATGGAAGCATGACATGGGAAACTCTGACGATCCAG AAAGCCCAAGCTACAAAGGTAATGAGGATGGCTATCCTAATATGGCTGAAAAAGCAGGTCATGATCGGGTGGGAAATTCATCTATAAACAAAAAGGGAAAATTGTGTAATACAAGATATTTCATCATTAAGAGTTTGAATCATCATAATATCCAACTATCAATTGAGAATGGGATATGGGCTACTCAAGTCAGGAATGAACCAATTTTGGAAGAAGCCTTTCAT AATTCTGGTAGAGTCATTCTAATATATAGTGTCAACATGAGTGGTTTCTTCCAAGGGTATGCCCAAATGATATCTTCTGTTGGGTGGAGGCACGACAATTTATGGAGCGAAGGAAGTGGTAAAAGTAATCCTTGGGGTCGCAGTTTTAAGGTTAAGTGGCTGCGATTAAATGACTTGCCTTTCCAAAAGACGCTTCATCTCAAGAATCCACTGAATGACTACAAACCTGTTAAAATTAGCAGAGACTGCCAG GAACTACCTGAAGATATAGGAGAAGCCCTTTGTGAGCTAATTGATGGGGAGAGAGACACTGATGGCATGGTGAAAAG TTTTCCCAGGGATGATCTTCCTATGAAAAGGCCTTGCATTGATCCTTCATCTTACACAGGAGATGGAGAGTATACTGTCCCTCCACTGCAGATGCCTTGGGGCAGGACACCCACACCTTATCCTTCCTTCCTCTACCAGCAACATGATGAAGCAAGTAGATTTCATTTAGCGCATCAGGGACCTACTGCTGCTGGTTTCACTGACAATGCTCTTAGCTCTGGTGCTTCAAAAGTTGCAAGGATGAAACAGTCTCGAAACTCCACTAATTTGCGAATACACTGTGAAATGCCTTCACGAACTGATATTTGGGGTTTGTCAGCAGAAAGCCCTCTTACTAGTACTCTGACTGATGATGATTTTCTTGAAATG ACATATGAAGAGTACCTGGAAGCCCATAGCAGGAGCATCAAGCAATTAAATCCCCCT GCAGCTGGACCATCTCAGACAACACAAGAGCCATCAAGAAGTAGGAAACATGATGACAATTT AAACTCAAGTTTTGTAACCGACCTTGGCCGCCCTCGTAAAAGGTCACACTCGCGTAATTCATCTGAGAAATGA
- the LOC118036032 gene encoding uncharacterized protein isoform X4 — protein sequence MSSDSAKENASVVDSSVTEWKHDMGNSDDPESPSYKGNEDGYPNMAEKAGHDRVGNSSINKKGKLCNTRYFIIKSLNHHNIQLSIENGIWATQVRNEPILEEAFHELPEDIGEALCELIDGERDTDGMVKRDDLPMKRPCIDPSSYTGDGEYTVPPLQMPWGRTPTPYPSFLYQQHDEASRFHLAHQGPTAAGFTDNALSSGASKVARMKQSRNSTNLRIHCEMPSRTDIWGLSAESPLTSTLTDDDFLEMTYEEYLEAHSRSIKQLNPPAAGPSQTTQEPSRSRKHDDNLNSSFVTDLGRPRKRSHSRNSSEK from the exons ATGTCTTCTGATAGTGCAAAGGAAAATGCATCCGTAGTTGATTCTTCGGTGACTGAATGGAAGCATGACATGGGAAACTCTGACGATCCAG AAAGCCCAAGCTACAAAGGTAATGAGGATGGCTATCCTAATATGGCTGAAAAAGCAGGTCATGATCGGGTGGGAAATTCATCTATAAACAAAAAGGGAAAATTGTGTAATACAAGATATTTCATCATTAAGAGTTTGAATCATCATAATATCCAACTATCAATTGAGAATGGGATATGGGCTACTCAAGTCAGGAATGAACCAATTTTGGAAGAAGCCTTTCAT GAACTACCTGAAGATATAGGAGAAGCCCTTTGTGAGCTAATTGATGGGGAGAGAGACACTGATGGCATGGTGAAAAG GGATGATCTTCCTATGAAAAGGCCTTGCATTGATCCTTCATCTTACACAGGAGATGGAGAGTATACTGTCCCTCCACTGCAGATGCCTTGGGGCAGGACACCCACACCTTATCCTTCCTTCCTCTACCAGCAACATGATGAAGCAAGTAGATTTCATTTAGCGCATCAGGGACCTACTGCTGCTGGTTTCACTGACAATGCTCTTAGCTCTGGTGCTTCAAAAGTTGCAAGGATGAAACAGTCTCGAAACTCCACTAATTTGCGAATACACTGTGAAATGCCTTCACGAACTGATATTTGGGGTTTGTCAGCAGAAAGCCCTCTTACTAGTACTCTGACTGATGATGATTTTCTTGAAATG ACATATGAAGAGTACCTGGAAGCCCATAGCAGGAGCATCAAGCAATTAAATCCCCCT GCAGCTGGACCATCTCAGACAACACAAGAGCCATCAAGAAGTAGGAAACATGATGACAATTT AAACTCAAGTTTTGTAACCGACCTTGGCCGCCCTCGTAAAAGGTCACACTCGCGTAATTCATCTGAGAAATGA
- the LOC118036032 gene encoding uncharacterized protein isoform X3: MSSDSAKENASVVDSSVTEWKHDMGNSDDPESPSYKGNEDGYPNMAEKAGHDRVGNSSINKKGKLCNTRYFIIKSLNHHNIQLSIENGIWATQVRNEPILEEAFHELPEDIGEALCELIDGERDTDGMVKSFPRDDLPMKRPCIDPSSYTGDGEYTVPPLQMPWGRTPTPYPSFLYQQHDEASRFHLAHQGPTAAGFTDNALSSGASKVARMKQSRNSTNLRIHCEMPSRTDIWGLSAESPLTSTLTDDDFLEMTYEEYLEAHSRSIKQLNPPAAGPSQTTQEPSRSRKHDDNLNSSFVTDLGRPRKRSHSRNSSEK, encoded by the exons ATGTCTTCTGATAGTGCAAAGGAAAATGCATCCGTAGTTGATTCTTCGGTGACTGAATGGAAGCATGACATGGGAAACTCTGACGATCCAG AAAGCCCAAGCTACAAAGGTAATGAGGATGGCTATCCTAATATGGCTGAAAAAGCAGGTCATGATCGGGTGGGAAATTCATCTATAAACAAAAAGGGAAAATTGTGTAATACAAGATATTTCATCATTAAGAGTTTGAATCATCATAATATCCAACTATCAATTGAGAATGGGATATGGGCTACTCAAGTCAGGAATGAACCAATTTTGGAAGAAGCCTTTCAT GAACTACCTGAAGATATAGGAGAAGCCCTTTGTGAGCTAATTGATGGGGAGAGAGACACTGATGGCATGGTGAAAAG TTTTCCCAGGGATGATCTTCCTATGAAAAGGCCTTGCATTGATCCTTCATCTTACACAGGAGATGGAGAGTATACTGTCCCTCCACTGCAGATGCCTTGGGGCAGGACACCCACACCTTATCCTTCCTTCCTCTACCAGCAACATGATGAAGCAAGTAGATTTCATTTAGCGCATCAGGGACCTACTGCTGCTGGTTTCACTGACAATGCTCTTAGCTCTGGTGCTTCAAAAGTTGCAAGGATGAAACAGTCTCGAAACTCCACTAATTTGCGAATACACTGTGAAATGCCTTCACGAACTGATATTTGGGGTTTGTCAGCAGAAAGCCCTCTTACTAGTACTCTGACTGATGATGATTTTCTTGAAATG ACATATGAAGAGTACCTGGAAGCCCATAGCAGGAGCATCAAGCAATTAAATCCCCCT GCAGCTGGACCATCTCAGACAACACAAGAGCCATCAAGAAGTAGGAAACATGATGACAATTT AAACTCAAGTTTTGTAACCGACCTTGGCCGCCCTCGTAAAAGGTCACACTCGCGTAATTCATCTGAGAAATGA